The DNA region TGCTTAGTTTAGTTTAGAAAAATGAACATTTCGGttttttaaaaaccaaaatattacATATCAAAATCGGACCGAACCGAACCAGAATGTAAAAATGCCTAGaaccatttaaataataatttaaaattttacctcaAACATCTACAATTTTCATAAACTTCATATTCCATAAAACtagaaattatatataatatatacatacactaTTACAACCAacaaaatgaaaaggaaaataatgACACCATAGGGTTAATTGAATACATAACAAATTATAAAACTGAGAATTCAGAGAGTGGGGTGAAGGAACTGACAACAATAACATGCTGAAATGTCAGACCAACGCAGTTCCACAATGAGTTGTCAAAATAAAGCAAAACACTGTTATTAAAATTAGAGATGTTCATGGTATAAGTCGAATCATAATTCAATATTGTTTACTAGACTTAAACCctatctaaaatattttttaaaaaaaatcttatttagaTATACTCAAATTTTTAGGATGCTTTTAttatagaaaaaagaaaagggcaTTTAACGGAACAAACTAAGAGTATGTTTAGATGAACGGTGATTTTGATAAGATTGGATACTATAATAATACTATAGCGtgagataaaaaaataaactaaacacaCAGTACGTATATCCAATTCTACACTAAATAAATTTTCAGCTACCGTAACGTCTATTTGTAGGCCTATAGAGAATGTAAGGAAACGCACAGCTTAGCTACTAGGACAGTCCCAACGAAACATTTCCCAATAATAGATTGTACTCTACTAAAACCACTAATTGCAATGTCGGGTTttgagatattatttttaaaaattggatcGGAAATCGAATTGACCAAACTTGCAATTTGTCAGttcaattgaaaaattattaaaaataaaaaaattaattgattctTAGTTTAACCGGTTCAATACTATTCTTCTTATTGATATCTTGATTGATTTTCTATCTAACTAGTTCAATCTGATTCAAAGATCTAGTttcgagttttaaaattttcacatttagaGTTATTCTATAATCAAATAATTAGGGTTTGTTGAATTAGGTCATTTCAAGTTTTGATTGGGGGAGTTAAAATTGTTGAGCTATGAAAATGGACAGATCAAATCTAATGAGTATCACTTTGGGATTTCATCATATTCTAAGGATAAATCAATATTTAGCCTTTGatcctttatttttttcaatttgatcctcgAATAAGAAATGATAACATAACATTTTAAGATCGTAAaatttaatatacaaaaaaataaaaattcagatGATATCATAACACAATCTTAAAACGCCATTATTATCATACCTTAAAAGTGGAAtctaaatttaaagattaaattaaaaaacaaaaacatttgtGGGTGAATGAAATTATAGAACCTAACCCATGGCCATCGTATTATTTTATGGGTGGGATCTCTGAAAAGGACCTTTTTAATGGGCACATCCAAAAACGTGCAATGCTAACTTTATTCAAAGCAATTCAACTTTTTGCAGACAAACAAATTATTATACCTAAACtgctttttttatatataatattcaaatccTCACGTTTCGTGTGCTAAACCCTAAAATCATGACTAAGAATGTGACATCTGCAATCCTAATTATTTCTACTTAtttatataaatctttaaaaaatttcactggtataaattattttaaataagaacaaataaattaaaattatttatagtttaatgttactaataattagacttaaatttcgaaattcgaaaaatagattattaaaattctaaaaataaaagtataaaaactaaattcgAAATTTAAGATAAATATAGGACTGGTAGCATTTTAACCTTTAGATAGGCTACTTTCTTCCATTCTCAAAAAAAATTACCATTGGTTTAAGGTTATTATAAGTGAGTGGGTTAATATTTTTGtcccaaaactacaatgagtatttttttaataattttaatttttttaattgtaataaatttaaaccctaaactctaaaatatgtttgaatgagtcaattttctttttaaataatctCTGATCATATATCTACTCTTTTTAACTcgtaaatagaaagataatacgTTTTAGCGCACTCAAACTTACATTTTCCTATATCAACAACAATGCCCATGTTAATAGAACTAAGACTTATTCAATAACAATAACgtaatttaaaccctaaatgaAATTGACTAAATAAACTCGAttcatgtaaaaaaattataataaaagaataGAGAAATGATTATCAATTTTGGGTTTGAACCTAACTCTAAATTAtgatttctatttattattttgaaattaaattttaatttttttattttttctaaaaatgttaaatcttttaactatttttattaaagGACAGACATCCACTCTAACtcatgatactaatgtgatttttTCTATActgaaagaaaagtttttaagaaaaaaataaatgaaaatttgaaaatttttcaccttaatctgtaaatatttttcattaatcaCTTAAATGaccctattttttaaaaaaattttcacatgataaAGTGGCATTTGTAATTAAAtctaaattcagaaaaaaaaaagacaagttGAAAAGAATtctcaaatttagaaattaaatgtTGGTttacccccccccccaaaaaaaccaGGTTTAGAAATCATGCGAAATTAAAGCAGAAGgactaaatctaaaatttaagcATAGAAGAAGAACCAAAACAGAAATTTGGCCCAGGAGTTAACACATGAAAAACATAAATGATTGAAATAATGAAAGGTTCAGTGACCGACAACGTACCATGAATAAGAGAGAAGAGGCTGCCATTTGGGAAATAATCATATACGAGCAGCCGTtcttctttagcttggaaatacGCTCTAAGTGGGACCAAATTAGGATGTCTCAACCGTCCTATTAACTCCACGTGCCTCCTAAACTCTTCTGATCTTGGATACCTAGCATCTTTCAACCTTTTAACGGTCACGATGAACCCAGATTCCATCACAGCTTTATACGTACTCCCCATTGTACCCCTCCCTAATGTCTCCGCCGATGCTTTCAACAAATCCTCAAGACTGTAACTCAATTGTTGATCCCCAGCACCTACAAACACCAAACTCCCTACGCCCTCACTTTCCCAAAACCCTCCGCCGCCACCGCTTCCGCCGTCTCCGCCGCCATTTCCGCCGCCCTCGGCCTCCACTCCCTCTGCTTCAACAACCCCTTTGTTTCTTTTAACCTCATTTGTTgacttatttttccttttaatgaaaataaaacaaaggaaacacaacaagaacaataataataaccCACCAACACTTGCTGCTACAACAATGATGATCAGTTtggtttttttgtttgatttccGGTTTAAGCTTGGTAAAGCCGGTTCAGTACCGGTTCCCGGACATGGCTTTTTAACTTGCTCACCACAAAGGGCGGCGTTACCTAAAAAAGACGACGTATTGAACCGAACTAAAGATGGGGTTACTGGTATTTGACCATAAAGCTGATTATTTGACACATTGAAGAACCTTAAACTTGTTTGGTTCAATGGTGGAATCGATCCTTTCAACTCATTGTTTTGTAAATAAAGAGTATATAGTCTCTTGAGTTTCAATAAAGAAAATGGGATTTCACCATTGATTTGATTTCCAGACAAGACAATGATTTTCAACCGATGTAAACCCGACAATGATAAAGGGAACTCACCATTGAACTTGTTGTTGTCTAAGTAGAGGATTTTGAGGTTGACTAAACCTGAAAGGTTAGGTATTTGACCTGAAATGGAATTACCTTTGAAACTCAATACTCTAAGTTGATCTAAAAGGTTTAAGCTTGTACCATTTAATGAACCAGTTAAGTTCAACCGCTCTAATACAAGCTTTGTTATTCTTCCATCTTTGCATTCTTTGACACCTTGCCATGAACAAAGATTGGTGCTGCTTTGCCATTGTAATGAATTGAAAGGATCAATGGTTGATTTTAAAGCTAAAAGTGCTTCTGCATCACCTGATTTAACAATAGGAACAAGAGAAAGGACATagaagatgatgaagatgaaggTTAAAAGAAGATAGTACCTTGAAGAAATAAGTTGTTCCAtttttttgaagctttaaaaagggaagaagaagaagaagaagaaagaaagaaagaaatggggTTTCTTCAAATCAACATCTTTATGCAAAAAggatcaaaaacccaaatttttttaactaaaccTTGAGATCTGTCATTGGTCTTACATGCATAAGAAACTGTAGAAAAATATTGGGTCATTTTTGACTGAAACTAAGAGACAACAAAGGGGAAAAAAGGTTTTTTATATACTTATATAcaatgaaatgaaagcttaaacCGGGGGTGGGGGAGCTATTAGCATTAATAGGGTTTCTAAAATACCACACTAAAATGCTGAAgaatcattttttttttttttggtttctcgAACTTGTTAATCTTGAAAACACTCACGGACAAGGCAGCGTAGTGTTCACGTGAGTTTATCACAGAACTTGCAgagaaaataatgataataataatagtattaacttttttttactatgatttttttctatatagcaactaaaaaaatattaaattaaactatttatacACACTAAGaccaattttctttttaaaagcttATTCTTGGGCTTCTCAAATGTGGTTTAtgacatatacatacatacatacaatgATCTGCAAATCACTGAATGGTGTAAACAGCAAAGACCCAGAACTTAAAAAGCTTATAGAAATTCAACCCAATGCTAGAAATCATTCAAACAGTACAAAATTGGCAAATCAATAGGCAAACAAAAAGGCTttcaagacaaaaaaaaaagtactaCAGCTCAAGTGGTTCTATGGTGAATTAGATCTACTCGTATTGAATGTagtaataataattcaaagagAGATAGGAGAGAGACCGTGTTTATGAACCAGTGTTTCAGGAGATAGGTGAAGGGATTGAAGGCATAGCAAAGCAATATTTTTTTTTCTGGTTTTGGTTTGGAGAGTTTAAGGGTTGGGTTATTTAAGTAGCTTATAATTCATATTTAAGCCAGTTCAGTTAAAATGTTGTTATTTGatgatatatgttttattttaatttaattggaaCGTATAAAAATTTGTATATTTCTGGTTTTAgtccatttactatacaaaattTTGTGATTCTATCTCTATATTTGGTAAGTTCAAACTGGTAATAATGTATATAAGCTATTTCCCTTAAAGTTATGGATAtgcataattcaattaaaatcgAACTAATTAATTAGTCTATCATTAAAATTAATTCGATCaaagataaattaaatattttataaaaattagattattgattaatttaatttaaaataattaaattatcaagattaataataaatattttatactaTATAAATGCCCAATAGATTGGAACTATTAATAGGCTGTGGTacaaagaaaaagttaaatagaattaaaatataacaaaaataatgacttaaaaatgaaaaataaaaataaaaacccaactCCCCTGTGTTTgtcagtgttttttttttttcctttcacgCTGCTGAAGTGAACTGGTCCTCCCTTCTTCAGTAGCTTTTTTTTTaccttatttttctctttttcatttcaaGTTAACCGCATCATTTAATCTTAACAGATCTTcgaagcaaaaaagaaaaaaaaatatttttcgaaaccCCGtcg from Gossypium hirsutum isolate 1008001.06 chromosome A04, Gossypium_hirsutum_v2.1, whole genome shotgun sequence includes:
- the LOC121228309 gene encoding inactive leucine-rich repeat receptor-like serine/threonine-protein kinase At1g60630 isoform X4; protein product: MEQLISSSTNLCSWQGVKECKDGRITKLVLERLNLTGSLNGLVNLKILYLDNNKFNGEFPLSLSGLHRLKIIVLSGNQINGEIPFSLLKLKRLYTLYLQNNELKGSIPPLNQTSLRFFNVSNNQLYGQIPVTPSLVRFNTSSFLGNAALCGEQVKKPCPGTGTEPALPSLNRKSNKKTKLIIIVVAASVGGLLLLFLLCFLCFIFIKRKNKSTNEVKRNKGVVEAEGVEAEGGGNGGGDGGSGGGGGFWESEGVGSLVFVGAGDQQLSYSLEDLLKASAETLGRGTMGSTYKAVMESGFIVTVKRLKDARYPRSEEFRRHVELIGRLRHPNLVPLRAYFQAKEERLLVYDYFPNGSLFSLIHGTRTNGGGKPLHWTSCLKIAEDLASGLLYIHQNPGLTHGNLKSSNVLLGPDFESCLTDYGLTLFRDPESPEEPSAATFFYRAPECRDIRKSSTQPADVYSFGVLLLELLTGKTPFQDLVQEHGSDIPQWVRSVREEETESGDEPTSGNETSEGKLQSLLNIAMACIALVPENRPMMREVLKMIRDVRAEAQVSSNSSEHSPGRWSDTVQSLPREEQLSI
- the LOC121228309 gene encoding inactive leucine-rich repeat receptor-like serine/threonine-protein kinase At1g60630 isoform X3, producing MEQLISSSTNLCSWQGVKECKDGRITKLVLERLNLTGSLNGTSLNLLDQLRVLSFKGNSISGQIPNLSGLVNLKILYLDNNKFNGEFPLSLSGLHRLKIIVLSGNQINGEIPFSLLKLKRLYTLYLQNNELKGSIPPLNQTSLRFFNVSNNQLYGQIPVTPSLVRFNTSSFLGNAALCGEQVKKPCPGTGTEPALPSLNRKSNKKTKLIIIVVAASVGGLLLLFLLCFLCFIFIKRKNKSTNEVKRNKGVVEAEGVEAEGGGNGGGDGGSGGGGGFWESEGVGSLVFVGAGDQQLSYSLEDLLKASAETLGRGTMGSTYKAVMESGFIVTVKRLKDARYPRSEEFRRHVELIGRLRHPNLVPLRAYFQAKEERLLVYDYFPNGSLFSLIHGTRTNGGGKPLHWTSCLKIAEDLASGLLYIHQNPGLTHGNLKSSNVLLGPDFESCLTDYGLTLFRDPESPEEPSAATFFYRAPECRDIRKSSTQPADVYSFGVLLLELLTGKTPFQDLVQEHGSDIPQWVRSVREEETESGDEPTSGNETSEGKLQSLLNIAMACIALVPENRPMMREVLKMIRDVRAEAQVSSNSSEHSPGRWSDTVQSLPREEQLSI
- the LOC121228309 gene encoding inactive leucine-rich repeat receptor-like serine/threonine-protein kinase At1g60630 isoform X2, which translates into the protein MEQLISSRYYLLLTFIFIIFYVLSLVPIVKSGDAEALLALKSTIDPFNSLQWQSSTNLCSWQGVKECKDGRITKLVLERLNLTGSLNGLVNLKILYLDNNKFNGEFPLSLSGLHRLKIIVLSGNQINGEIPFSLLKLKRLYTLYLQNNELKGSIPPLNQTSLRFFNVSNNQLYGQIPVTPSLVRFNTSSFLGNAALCGEQVKKPCPGTGTEPALPSLNRKSNKKTKLIIIVVAASVGGLLLLFLLCFLCFIFIKRKNKSTNEVKRNKGVVEAEGVEAEGGGNGGGDGGSGGGGGFWESEGVGSLVFVGAGDQQLSYSLEDLLKASAETLGRGTMGSTYKAVMESGFIVTVKRLKDARYPRSEEFRRHVELIGRLRHPNLVPLRAYFQAKEERLLVYDYFPNGSLFSLIHGTRTNGGGKPLHWTSCLKIAEDLASGLLYIHQNPGLTHGNLKSSNVLLGPDFESCLTDYGLTLFRDPESPEEPSAATFFYRAPECRDIRKSSTQPADVYSFGVLLLELLTGKTPFQDLVQEHGSDIPQWVRSVREEETESGDEPTSGNETSEGKLQSLLNIAMACIALVPENRPMMREVLKMIRDVRAEAQVSSNSSEHSPGRWSDTVQSLPREEQLSI
- the LOC121228309 gene encoding inactive leucine-rich repeat receptor-like serine/threonine-protein kinase At1g60630 isoform X1, translating into MEQLISSRYYLLLTFIFIIFYVLSLVPIVKSGDAEALLALKSTIDPFNSLQWQSSTNLCSWQGVKECKDGRITKLVLERLNLTGSLNGTSLNLLDQLRVLSFKGNSISGQIPNLSGLVNLKILYLDNNKFNGEFPLSLSGLHRLKIIVLSGNQINGEIPFSLLKLKRLYTLYLQNNELKGSIPPLNQTSLRFFNVSNNQLYGQIPVTPSLVRFNTSSFLGNAALCGEQVKKPCPGTGTEPALPSLNRKSNKKTKLIIIVVAASVGGLLLLFLLCFLCFIFIKRKNKSTNEVKRNKGVVEAEGVEAEGGGNGGGDGGSGGGGGFWESEGVGSLVFVGAGDQQLSYSLEDLLKASAETLGRGTMGSTYKAVMESGFIVTVKRLKDARYPRSEEFRRHVELIGRLRHPNLVPLRAYFQAKEERLLVYDYFPNGSLFSLIHGTRTNGGGKPLHWTSCLKIAEDLASGLLYIHQNPGLTHGNLKSSNVLLGPDFESCLTDYGLTLFRDPESPEEPSAATFFYRAPECRDIRKSSTQPADVYSFGVLLLELLTGKTPFQDLVQEHGSDIPQWVRSVREEETESGDEPTSGNETSEGKLQSLLNIAMACIALVPENRPMMREVLKMIRDVRAEAQVSSNSSEHSPGRWSDTVQSLPREEQLSI